Proteins found in one Fodinibius saliphilus genomic segment:
- a CDS encoding SusD/RagB family nutrient-binding outer membrane lipoprotein, translating to MRLYKSIIILVLLTGFIGCEAVNTSFTDGYNEDPNNPTDAKPEKTFIAGQTAAIEFLEGEAAQVAAMWTRQATGSDRQFSGFHSYGYTSGDSGGAWFLAYTRALTNQRITQSKLEGESTAKANSLTAISKINEALVMGTVAALWGDVPYSEAAQIGEPEYSPKYEAQGDVYGSLQSLLDNAISNLNAPLPSEVADAYSYNGDDALWTKAAYTLKARYYMHTGNYSQALAAASNGVTAMDGSEDLMIPHGETYQGNMNYWYSFKVFDRSGYFTAGDNLAFPLMEQRTANDPKTDESGRMAFYYNSAGDDLNISEGGAYYKSASYPLIRASETHLIMAEASARSATSLADQAAVDAIDHLNDARGYNENVFGGTYDDYTAADFADLGELMQEIRDETYLSLMHQIEAFNFTRRVDYGVTNLQPVSGQPEFPERFLYPDSELNANENVPEQDASVLFKATPVNQ from the coding sequence ATGAGACTATATAAAAGTATAATAATACTTGTATTACTCACAGGATTTATTGGCTGTGAGGCGGTAAACACCTCGTTTACCGATGGATATAACGAAGATCCAAATAATCCAACGGATGCCAAGCCTGAAAAAACATTTATAGCTGGCCAGACAGCAGCTATAGAATTTTTGGAAGGTGAGGCAGCCCAGGTGGCTGCGATGTGGACGCGACAGGCCACAGGATCTGATCGTCAATTTTCCGGATTCCATTCGTATGGGTATACATCCGGAGATAGTGGTGGTGCTTGGTTTTTAGCTTATACGCGTGCATTAACAAACCAGCGAATTACGCAGAGTAAGTTAGAAGGTGAAAGTACTGCTAAAGCTAATTCTCTAACTGCGATTTCAAAAATAAATGAAGCATTGGTTATGGGAACCGTCGCAGCTTTGTGGGGCGATGTACCTTATAGTGAGGCTGCCCAAATTGGTGAGCCCGAGTACAGTCCCAAATATGAAGCTCAGGGCGATGTCTATGGTAGTCTTCAGTCACTGCTTGATAATGCCATCTCTAATCTCAACGCTCCATTACCTTCTGAAGTTGCGGATGCTTATTCTTATAACGGAGATGACGCGCTGTGGACAAAAGCAGCGTATACCCTGAAAGCGCGCTACTACATGCACACCGGTAATTACTCCCAGGCATTGGCGGCCGCATCAAATGGGGTAACCGCCATGGATGGGTCCGAAGACCTAATGATTCCCCACGGGGAAACCTACCAGGGGAATATGAACTACTGGTATTCATTTAAGGTTTTTGACCGGTCTGGGTACTTCACAGCCGGGGATAACTTGGCTTTCCCCCTTATGGAACAGCGTACGGCCAATGACCCCAAAACAGACGAGTCGGGTCGGATGGCGTTTTATTATAACAGCGCTGGCGATGACCTGAATATCAGCGAGGGCGGGGCGTATTATAAATCTGCGTCCTATCCGTTGATCCGGGCGTCGGAAACCCACCTTATAATGGCCGAAGCGTCGGCACGGTCGGCAACTAGCTTGGCTGATCAAGCTGCCGTAGATGCAATTGACCACCTCAACGATGCTCGTGGCTATAATGAGAATGTGTTTGGTGGAACTTACGATGACTACACGGCAGCAGATTTTGCTGACCTCGGTGAACTGATGCAGGAAATTCGAGATGAAACGTATTTGTCTCTGATGCATCAAATTGAGGCCTTTAATTTCACGCGGCGGGTGGATTATGGTGTCACTAATCTGCAGCCGGTATCGGGACAACCGGAATTCCCGGAACGATTCCTCTATCCAGACTCAGAGCTGAATGCTAATGAAAATGTGCCGGAACAAGATGCAAGTGTGTTGTTTAAGGCAACGCCGGTAAATCAATAG
- a CDS encoding helix-turn-helix domain-containing protein — MAHIKVPDNLSDGLPQIIDSKGLRIISYTQEEEVEQVNVQLTQNLVVFVTSGYKKLLGESKNKIIRKGEGFLIKKGNYLLSEKLENDEFYKSMLFFFSDKFAHQFTSSLIDLKSGSENIKSPMRTFETNNLLKSYLAGLSTYLQDSDLSDMEGLAKLKLQELFLLLIKGIGDEFKSFLSNLGKSPAKDLREFMNMHYKENLTLKEYAFLSGHSLSTFKRLFKKEFNTTPGRWVKQKQLQESKFLLRSKRLNVTQVCFEVGFKNLSHFVQAFKRRYGITPKQFQLEQRSTKSES, encoded by the coding sequence ATGGCGCATATTAAAGTTCCTGATAATTTATCGGACGGCCTTCCACAAATAATTGATTCTAAAGGACTAAGGATAATCTCATATACTCAAGAGGAAGAGGTTGAGCAAGTTAATGTTCAGCTAACACAGAACTTGGTTGTTTTTGTTACTAGTGGGTATAAAAAGCTCCTAGGGGAGAGTAAAAATAAAATCATCCGCAAAGGGGAAGGCTTTTTGATTAAAAAGGGTAACTATCTGCTTTCAGAAAAGCTAGAGAACGATGAATTTTACAAGAGTATGCTGTTCTTTTTCTCGGATAAATTTGCTCATCAGTTTACAAGTAGTCTTATCGATTTAAAATCTGGCTCAGAAAATATAAAATCACCTATGAGGACATTTGAAACTAACAATTTGCTTAAGAGCTATTTAGCTGGATTATCAACTTATTTACAAGATTCGGATTTATCTGACATGGAAGGCCTTGCAAAACTTAAACTTCAAGAACTTTTTTTGTTGCTAATAAAAGGGATCGGAGATGAATTTAAATCCTTCTTAAGTAATTTGGGCAAATCACCTGCCAAGGATTTAAGGGAATTCATGAATATGCATTATAAAGAAAACCTCACCCTCAAAGAATATGCTTTTCTATCGGGTCATAGCCTTTCTACTTTTAAACGCTTGTTTAAAAAAGAGTTTAATACAACACCAGGTCGATGGGTTAAGCAAAAACAGTTACAGGAGTCAAAATTTTTACTCCGCAGTAAGAGACTCAATGTTACTCAGGTTTGTTTTGAGGTTGGGTTCAAAAATCTATCGCATTTTGTTCAAGCTTTTAAGCGAAGATATGGAATAACTCCCAAGCAGTTTCAACTTGAACAAAGAAGCACAAAATCTGAATCGTAG
- a CDS encoding SusC/RagA family TonB-linked outer membrane protein — protein MTKKLLAMVVFTFCFVAASVAQNGTVTGTVTDANSGETLPGVNIFLVENQIGASTDANGEYVISDIPSGTYTLRATFVGYKRYEVEITVGSGETVTRNIQLTSDVLGMEEVVVSALGFEEDRDKMGVSSANISGEEVAESGENSVLQGLSAKAAGVDITQSSGDPGAGARILIRGAKSLNTDNQPLFVIDGVPVYNSNVGSGVAGVTQQSRMNDLNPDDIASVEVLKGPSAAAIWGSRAANGVVVIETKTGSSDQNKVNISFDSEMKINELNKTVDLQNEFGQGIYGSWGGGSGLFSYVGTSWGDKISLRPGGKDVRSRSNYDYAPITEKRSKQTWDHSDEVFRNATSWDNSVSISGGNESSTFYLNASNLRELGIVKSNHDYDRTSFRANIDHSFAQELTASVHTNYVSSKSNRIQMGSNISGLLLGMYRTPPDFNNRPYLVDYVSPQGNVFEGRHRSYRNSTGNRPGGARYDNPYWIINENLNESEVNRFIGSTELQYNPTSWLSITERFGYDRYTDRRYELFPTQNATVPTGQLTEQNITEEQINNDLIVRASHTLNKDLSGSLLIGYNLNQRKFDNVGATSTNFVLEDAPKDVANAQDRFPFQNTSTIRTSALYSEFNVTAYNQLDIKISGRSESASTYGSQTDENYFYPSANVAWRFTNLEAFDNQNLLSFGKIRASYGKAGVQPGPYNTKTNYFAPSFGSGWGPAMDALYYGGGASRAAQEGNPILEPEITTEAELGLDLRFFDGRISLSGTYYQTNTDQAILGLDVAPSSGFSERLANGAKIENKGVELTLDAEWLQLKDLIITTSVNFNKNENEVTALSGVDNVFLNGFSSTSSRAVEGKPVGVLYGSAWERDENGNRVLDANGFPVEGDSKVIGDPNPDWTAGISNTIQWKGLKVSALLDIKQGGDVWNGTRGALSYFGRHGSQDWWTTISAQKAQSLLNFEGRTVAKMNQYYNNWTGASPQSGAYQQNSDGTYTFRGYIKDFGDGPVIVDETWFWQGRGSGFTGPGEQFIEDGSFIRLREVSVSYSLSSEGFRELTGLSSLDFGVKARNLKLWTDYSGIDPETNLTGPSNGRGLDYFNNPNTRSWIFSLRVNY, from the coding sequence ATGACTAAAAAGTTACTTGCTATGGTAGTGTTTACTTTCTGTTTTGTGGCTGCGTCTGTGGCCCAAAATGGTACAGTAACCGGTACGGTTACTGATGCTAATTCTGGAGAAACACTTCCGGGAGTAAATATATTCTTAGTAGAAAATCAAATTGGTGCTTCAACAGATGCCAACGGTGAATATGTTATATCTGATATCCCAAGTGGTACATATACGCTTAGGGCTACTTTTGTAGGATATAAGCGATATGAAGTTGAAATCACTGTAGGAAGTGGGGAAACAGTTACGCGAAATATCCAACTTACTTCTGATGTATTAGGGATGGAAGAAGTTGTGGTGAGCGCCCTTGGATTCGAGGAAGACCGAGATAAGATGGGCGTATCCTCAGCGAATATCTCAGGAGAAGAAGTTGCTGAATCCGGTGAAAATTCGGTTTTGCAAGGACTTTCCGCCAAAGCAGCCGGCGTAGATATTACGCAGAGTTCTGGAGATCCTGGTGCTGGAGCTCGCATCCTTATTCGCGGTGCCAAATCACTTAATACAGACAATCAGCCCCTGTTTGTAATTGATGGTGTGCCGGTTTACAATTCCAACGTGGGATCCGGAGTAGCTGGTGTAACCCAGCAGTCGCGCATGAACGATTTGAATCCTGATGATATCGCGTCAGTAGAAGTCCTAAAAGGACCTTCTGCCGCTGCTATCTGGGGTTCTCGAGCAGCTAATGGTGTTGTTGTTATAGAAACAAAGACCGGTAGCAGTGATCAAAATAAGGTGAACATCTCCTTTGATTCGGAAATGAAAATCAACGAGTTGAATAAAACTGTTGATCTCCAAAACGAATTTGGTCAAGGTATTTACGGTTCCTGGGGCGGTGGTTCAGGATTATTCTCCTACGTTGGTACCAGTTGGGGGGATAAGATCTCATTGCGGCCAGGTGGAAAAGATGTTAGAAGCCGGAGTAATTACGATTATGCTCCCATAACCGAAAAACGATCCAAGCAAACGTGGGATCATTCTGATGAGGTCTTTCGAAATGCGACCAGTTGGGACAACTCAGTTAGCATTAGTGGTGGTAACGAGTCTAGCACGTTTTATTTGAATGCTTCTAACTTGCGGGAGCTGGGTATTGTCAAAAGCAACCACGATTATGATAGAACGTCATTCCGTGCAAACATTGATCATTCTTTCGCTCAAGAATTGACGGCCTCGGTCCATACTAACTACGTAAGTTCAAAATCCAATCGTATTCAAATGGGTTCTAATATATCTGGATTGTTGTTGGGTATGTATCGTACACCGCCAGATTTTAACAATAGACCGTATTTAGTAGATTATGTATCACCGCAAGGTAATGTTTTTGAAGGGCGGCACCGATCCTATCGAAACAGTACAGGAAATCGGCCAGGAGGTGCTCGATATGATAATCCGTACTGGATTATTAATGAGAACCTGAATGAGTCGGAAGTTAATCGATTTATTGGTAGTACTGAGCTTCAATATAATCCGACCTCATGGCTGAGCATCACGGAACGATTTGGTTATGATCGATATACTGATCGACGGTATGAACTATTTCCAACTCAAAACGCCACGGTACCTACAGGTCAGCTTACCGAGCAAAATATAACTGAGGAACAGATCAACAATGACTTGATTGTTCGCGCTTCTCACACCCTAAATAAGGATCTATCGGGCTCGCTTTTGATCGGGTACAACCTTAACCAGCGTAAATTTGATAATGTGGGAGCGACCTCAACTAACTTTGTTCTAGAGGATGCCCCAAAAGACGTGGCAAATGCGCAGGATCGGTTTCCTTTTCAGAACACTTCAACTATTCGAACGTCAGCACTATATTCGGAGTTTAATGTTACAGCTTATAATCAGCTGGATATTAAAATTTCCGGACGCTCCGAAAGTGCATCGACCTATGGTAGTCAAACGGATGAAAATTATTTTTATCCGTCTGCTAACGTGGCTTGGAGATTTACAAACCTTGAGGCCTTTGACAATCAAAACTTGTTAAGCTTCGGTAAAATCCGAGCCTCTTATGGTAAAGCCGGGGTACAGCCTGGTCCATACAATACTAAGACTAATTATTTCGCGCCTAGTTTCGGAAGTGGCTGGGGACCGGCCATGGATGCTCTCTACTATGGTGGAGGTGCTTCTCGAGCTGCCCAAGAGGGTAATCCGATATTGGAACCCGAAATAACTACGGAAGCGGAGCTAGGACTTGACCTGCGATTTTTTGATGGTCGCATTTCGCTTTCCGGTACCTACTACCAGACCAATACCGACCAAGCTATTCTAGGGTTAGATGTGGCTCCATCTTCAGGCTTCTCTGAACGACTGGCCAATGGCGCCAAGATTGAGAATAAAGGTGTTGAATTGACCCTTGACGCTGAATGGCTGCAGTTGAAAGACTTAATTATCACCACATCGGTTAACTTCAATAAAAATGAAAACGAAGTAACCGCTTTGTCAGGTGTCGACAATGTATTTCTAAATGGTTTTTCCTCGACCTCCTCACGAGCTGTTGAGGGCAAACCTGTGGGCGTTCTCTACGGCAGTGCCTGGGAGCGCGATGAGAATGGCAACCGCGTGCTTGATGCGAATGGTTTTCCTGTCGAGGGAGATTCAAAAGTTATTGGTGATCCCAATCCTGACTGGACGGCTGGCATCAGCAATACCATCCAGTGGAAAGGTCTGAAAGTGAGCGCATTGCTGGATATCAAGCAGGGTGGTGATGTGTGGAATGGTACACGAGGGGCCCTCTCCTACTTTGGTCGGCATGGCAGCCAAGATTGGTGGACCACCATTTCAGCTCAGAAAGCCCAGAGCTTACTGAATTTTGAGGGAAGGACTGTAGCCAAAATGAATCAATATTATAATAATTGGACCGGAGCTTCTCCGCAGTCTGGTGCTTATCAACAGAATAGTGATGGCACGTATACATTTCGTGGATATATTAAAGATTTCGGAGATGGGCCTGTTATTGTAGATGAAACCTGGTTTTGGCAAGGTCGAGGATCAGGATTTACGGGGCCGGGCGAACAATTTATCGAAGATGGCAGTTTTATTCGTCTCCGCGAGGTTTCTGTTTCGTACTCCCTTAGCTCGGAAGGATTTCGGGAATTGACTGGTCTGTCTTCGCTTGACTTTGGCGTCAAAGCAAGAAACCTAAAACTATGGACCGATTATTCGGGCATTGATCCCGAAACGAATCTGACCGGTCCAAGTAATGGCCGGGGCTTGGATTATTTTAATAATCCGAATACCCGTTCGTGGATTTTTAGTCTGCGCGTGAATTACTAA